One segment of Brassica napus cultivar Da-Ae chromosome C3, Da-Ae, whole genome shotgun sequence DNA contains the following:
- the LOC106388270 gene encoding probable protein kinase At2g41970, translated as MFCCGGADEEPAGPPANQYSAPPNKAGNPNIGGGNRGEPRNTNAPRSGGPAKVLPIEIPAVALDELNRMTGNFGNKALIGEGSYGRVFQGKYNGDDVAIKKLDASSEEPDSDFTSQLSVVSRLKNEHFVELMGYCLEANNRILIYEFASKGSLHDVLHGRKGVQGAEPGPVLNWNQRVKIAYGAARGLEFLHEKVQPSVVHRDVRSSNVLLFNDFVAKMADFNLTNASSDSAARLHSTRVLGTFGYHAPEYAMTGQITQKSDVYSFGVVLLELLTGRKPVDHTMPKGQQSLVTWATPRLSEDKVKQCIDPKLNNDFPPKAVAKLAAVAALCVQYEADFRPNMTIVVKALQPLLNSRPAGPESTS; from the exons ATGTTCTGTTGCGGAGGTGCCGATGAGGAACCAGCCGGTCCACCCGCAAACCAGTATTCAGCCCCTCCTAACAAGGCTGGAAACCCTAACATTGGCG GTGGAAATAGAGGGGAACCGAGGAACACGAACGCACCTAGATCAGGAGGTCCTGCAAAGGTTTTACCCATAGAAATCCCTGCGGTTGCATTGGATGAGTTGAACAGAATGACGGGTAACTTCGGCAACAAGGCACTGATCGGTGAAGGTTCTTATGGACGTGTCTTCCAAGGCAAGTATAATGGAGACGATGTTGCTATCAAGAAGCTTGACGCCTCTTCTGAAGAACCTGACTCAGATTTCACCTCACAG TTATCGGTTGTATCACGACTCAAAAACGAACATTTTGTGGAGTTGATGGGGTACTGCTTGGAAGCAAATAATCGCATTCTCATCTATGAGTTTGCAAGCAAGGGTTCTTTACACGATGTATTACACG GGAGAAAGGGAGTGCAAGGGGCTGAGCCAGGGCCGGTGCTGAACTGGAACCAAAGGGTCAAGATCGCATATGGAGCAGCTAGGGGGCTTGAGTTTCTTCACGAGAAGGTCCAGCCATCAGTAGTACACAGGGACGTAAGGTCGAGCAATGTCTTGTTGTTCAATGACTTTGTGGCCAAAATGGCTGATTTCAACTTGACCAACGCATCCTCCGATTCAGCGGCTAGGCTTCACTCTACTCGAGTCTTGGGAACCTTCGGCTATCACGCTCCAGA GTATGCAATGACCGGACAGATAACACAGAAGAGTGATGTGTATAGTTTTGGTGTTGTGCTTTTGGAGCTCTTGACGGGAAGAAAACCTGTAGATCATACCATGCCTAAAGGCCAACAAAGTCTTGTTACTTGG GCAACACCGAGACTAAGTGAAGACAAAGTCAAACAATGCATAGATCCTAAGCTTAACAATGATTTCCCTCCCAAAGCAGTCGCCAAG TTGGCAGCTGTGGCGGCCTTGTGTGTTCAGTACGAGGCAGACTTCCGACCCAACATGACAATCGTTGTCAAAGCACTTCAGCCTCTTCTTAACTCTAGACCAGCCGGTCCTGAGTCTACTTCCTAA
- the LOC106388269 gene encoding uncharacterized protein LOC106388269 isoform X1, with protein sequence MPGLAHRDEHYSSGFWSKDVDGVSYNQLHKFWSELSPEARHELLRIDRHALFEQARKNMCCSKCIGLLLEDFSQIVSNGKSLQQKGDLPCNRSGALKDGNHKCIGELHDPAVDQWGGLTATRDGLLTVPDCYLYAKSFKGLQNQVFESARARERKRELLYPHACGSRQGMVGYGKGHGTTRDTCALHTTSLSCDTLVAFWSALEEETRLSLSRMKEEDFIERLTNRFKCKKFCKDCRRNVIREFKELKELKRMQREPQCTDWFCVADTAIHYEVDNDSVRADWSQYFKENDGYQYIEWAIGTEEWETDILKYKYVGNDGSAQVNGLDLRGLHQCYITVRAFKDNGRCSEVSVKAHALRGQQCVHSWLVVGDGFVSVKRGECLRTLFEHAEDVEEQEDEVLVDKDENEVGGECLRPQKHAKTPELAREFLLDAAAVIFKEQVEKAYRESTARQNAHSMFVSLSSKLLEQRVHIACKEIVTLENQKRLLEEEEKEEEKKERKRRKEREKKLRRKERLKEKEREKEQKNPKFSNKPVLPREEDGFLNLDEEMNTSVSCEEESATETGDVDEDLSPPDDDEDGWKRVIYNKGRQEVITHYCVREVIIDDEDGKGCFTTKEGKKMEEVGIRQKKNDDMYLKDPMMSRASSLDNCSSCLSEGDNNGNTESHSMSDSEDVSQHSEGRENLVFSENYMPVDQTQTLEPLEAADERRDMESPGPQTDSDEGFFSLFHFGGPVALSRGGSKSGDYVFGDLTGNCKKKRKESIVGEEYNLFAKSNSLRFSIF encoded by the exons ATGCCGGGTTTAGCACACAGGGATGAACATTACTCTTCTGGGTTTTGGTCCAAGGACGTTGATGGAGTCAGCTACAATCAACTTCACAAG TTCTGGAGTGAGCTGTCGCCGGAAGCTAGACATGAGCTTCTCAGGATTGATAGGCATGCTCTGTTTGAGCAAGCTCGTAAGAACATGTGTTGTTCTAAATGCATTGGCCTGCTGCTTGAAGACTTCTCGCAGATTGTTTCAAATGGGAAGTCATTGCAACAAAAAGGAGATCTTCCATGCAACAGATCAGGAGCTTTAAAAGATGGTAATCACAAATGTATCGGTGAGTTGCATGACCCCGCTGTTGATCAGTGGGGAGGTCTCACCGCAACACGCGATGGATTACTCACAGTTCCTGACTGCTATTTGTATGCAAAATCTTTCAAAGGGCTTCAGAAT CAGGTGTTTGAAAGTGCCAGAGCTCGAGAGAGGAAACGTGAGTTGCTCTATCCTCATGCTTGTGGAAGTCGTCAAGGGATGGTTGGTTATGGTAAAGGCCATGGAACAACAAGAGACACATGTGCTTTACATACCACAAGTCTCTCTTGTGATACATTAGTAGCGTTTTGGTCTGCACTTGAAGAGGAAACTAGACTATCACTGTCGAGGATGAAAGAAGAGGATTTCATTGAAAGACTAACTAACAG ATTCAAATGCAAGAAGTTTTGTAAAGACTGCAGAAGAAATGTTATTCGGGAGTTCAAAGAACTTAAGGAACTTAAACGAATGCAGAGAGAACCACAATGTACCGACTGGTTTTGTGTTGCTGACACAGCCATTCACTATGAG GTAGACAATGATTCTGTGCGAGCAGATTGGAGTCAATATTTTAAAGAGAATGATGGATATCAGTACATCGAGTGGGCTATTGGAACTGAAGAATGGGAAACCGATATCCTCAAGTACAAATATGTAGGCAATGATGGGAGCGCTCAAGTCAATGGCCTAGACCTTCGTGGATTACACCAATGCTACATTACTGTCAGGGCTTTTAAAGACAATGGCCGCTGCTCCGAGGTATCAGTCAAAGCTCATGCATTGAGAGGCCAGCAATGCGTTCACTCCTGGCTTGTGGTTGGGGATGGCTTTGTTTCGGTTAAAAGAGGGGAATGCCTTAGAACGCTGTTTGAGCATGCTGAAGATGTGGAGGAACAAGAG GATGAAGTGCTGGTTGATAAAGATGAGAATGAGGTTGGTGGTGAGTGTTTGCGTCCACAAAAACATGCAAAGACTCCAGAACTAGCTCGAGAGTTTCTTCTAGATGCTGCAGCTGTTATTTTTAAGGAGCAG GTTGAAAAGGCATATAGGGAAAGTACAGCCCGTCAAAATGCACACAGTATGTTTGTCAGCCTTTCATCTAAGCTCTTAGAGCAACGTGTTCACATTGCCTGCAAGGAGATTGTCACCTTGGAGAACCAG AAAAGACTtctcgaggaagaagagaaagaagaggagaaaaaagaaaggaaaagaagaaaagaaagggagAAAAAACTTCGGAGAAAGGAGAGGTTGAAGGAAAAAGAACGAGAAAAAGAGCAGAAGAATCCAAAGTTTAGTAATAAACCAGTTTTGCCAAGGGAAGAAGACGGGTTCCTGAATCTTGATGAGGAAATGAACACTAGTGTAAGCTGCGAGGAGGAGTCAGCAACTGAAACTGGAGATGTAGATGAAGATCTGTCTCcacctgatgatgatgaagatggttGGAAACGGGTGATTTACAACAAAGGAAGGCAAGAAGTTATAACCCACTATTGTGTCAGAGAGGTTATAATAGATGATGAAGATGGAAAGGGGTGCTTTACAACAAAGGAAGGCAAGAAGATGGAGGAAGTTGGCATAAGACAGAAGAAGAATGATGACATGTACTTAAAAGATCCTATGATGAGTAGAGCCTCAAGTTTAGATAACTGCTCTTCATGCCTTAGTGAAGGAGATAACAATGGAAACACTGAATCCCACTCCATGTCTGATTCTGAAGATGTCAGTCAGCACTCTGAAGGAAGAGAGAATCTAGTGTTTTCTGAAAACTATATGCCTGTGGACCAAACTCAGACTCTGGAGCCATTGGAAGCAGCAGATGAAAGGAGAGACATGGAAAGTCCAGGTCCCCAAACTGATAGTGACGAAggcttcttctccttgttccactttggtggtccggttgcTCTGTCTAGAGGAGGAAGTAAGTCAGGAGATTATGTCTTTGGTGATCTCACGGGAAATTGTAAGAAAAAGAGGAAAGAAAGCATCGTAGGTGAAGAGTACAACTTGTTTGCAAAAAGTAACAGCTTGAGGTTTTCCATCTTCTAA
- the LOC106388269 gene encoding uncharacterized protein LOC106388269 isoform X2 encodes MPGLAHRDEHYSSGFWSKDVDGVSYNQLHKFWSELSPEARHELLRIDRHALFEQARKNMCCSKCIGLLLEDFSQIVSNGKSLQQKGDLPCNRSGALKDGNHKCIGELHDPAVDQWGGLTATRDGLLTVPDCYLYAKSFKGLQNVFESARARERKRELLYPHACGSRQGMVGYGKGHGTTRDTCALHTTSLSCDTLVAFWSALEEETRLSLSRMKEEDFIERLTNRFKCKKFCKDCRRNVIREFKELKELKRMQREPQCTDWFCVADTAIHYEVDNDSVRADWSQYFKENDGYQYIEWAIGTEEWETDILKYKYVGNDGSAQVNGLDLRGLHQCYITVRAFKDNGRCSEVSVKAHALRGQQCVHSWLVVGDGFVSVKRGECLRTLFEHAEDVEEQEDEVLVDKDENEVGGECLRPQKHAKTPELAREFLLDAAAVIFKEQVEKAYRESTARQNAHSMFVSLSSKLLEQRVHIACKEIVTLENQKRLLEEEEKEEEKKERKRRKEREKKLRRKERLKEKEREKEQKNPKFSNKPVLPREEDGFLNLDEEMNTSVSCEEESATETGDVDEDLSPPDDDEDGWKRVIYNKGRQEVITHYCVREVIIDDEDGKGCFTTKEGKKMEEVGIRQKKNDDMYLKDPMMSRASSLDNCSSCLSEGDNNGNTESHSMSDSEDVSQHSEGRENLVFSENYMPVDQTQTLEPLEAADERRDMESPGPQTDSDEGFFSLFHFGGPVALSRGGSKSGDYVFGDLTGNCKKKRKESIVGEEYNLFAKSNSLRFSIF; translated from the exons ATGCCGGGTTTAGCACACAGGGATGAACATTACTCTTCTGGGTTTTGGTCCAAGGACGTTGATGGAGTCAGCTACAATCAACTTCACAAG TTCTGGAGTGAGCTGTCGCCGGAAGCTAGACATGAGCTTCTCAGGATTGATAGGCATGCTCTGTTTGAGCAAGCTCGTAAGAACATGTGTTGTTCTAAATGCATTGGCCTGCTGCTTGAAGACTTCTCGCAGATTGTTTCAAATGGGAAGTCATTGCAACAAAAAGGAGATCTTCCATGCAACAGATCAGGAGCTTTAAAAGATGGTAATCACAAATGTATCGGTGAGTTGCATGACCCCGCTGTTGATCAGTGGGGAGGTCTCACCGCAACACGCGATGGATTACTCACAGTTCCTGACTGCTATTTGTATGCAAAATCTTTCAAAGGGCTTCAGAAT GTGTTTGAAAGTGCCAGAGCTCGAGAGAGGAAACGTGAGTTGCTCTATCCTCATGCTTGTGGAAGTCGTCAAGGGATGGTTGGTTATGGTAAAGGCCATGGAACAACAAGAGACACATGTGCTTTACATACCACAAGTCTCTCTTGTGATACATTAGTAGCGTTTTGGTCTGCACTTGAAGAGGAAACTAGACTATCACTGTCGAGGATGAAAGAAGAGGATTTCATTGAAAGACTAACTAACAG ATTCAAATGCAAGAAGTTTTGTAAAGACTGCAGAAGAAATGTTATTCGGGAGTTCAAAGAACTTAAGGAACTTAAACGAATGCAGAGAGAACCACAATGTACCGACTGGTTTTGTGTTGCTGACACAGCCATTCACTATGAG GTAGACAATGATTCTGTGCGAGCAGATTGGAGTCAATATTTTAAAGAGAATGATGGATATCAGTACATCGAGTGGGCTATTGGAACTGAAGAATGGGAAACCGATATCCTCAAGTACAAATATGTAGGCAATGATGGGAGCGCTCAAGTCAATGGCCTAGACCTTCGTGGATTACACCAATGCTACATTACTGTCAGGGCTTTTAAAGACAATGGCCGCTGCTCCGAGGTATCAGTCAAAGCTCATGCATTGAGAGGCCAGCAATGCGTTCACTCCTGGCTTGTGGTTGGGGATGGCTTTGTTTCGGTTAAAAGAGGGGAATGCCTTAGAACGCTGTTTGAGCATGCTGAAGATGTGGAGGAACAAGAG GATGAAGTGCTGGTTGATAAAGATGAGAATGAGGTTGGTGGTGAGTGTTTGCGTCCACAAAAACATGCAAAGACTCCAGAACTAGCTCGAGAGTTTCTTCTAGATGCTGCAGCTGTTATTTTTAAGGAGCAG GTTGAAAAGGCATATAGGGAAAGTACAGCCCGTCAAAATGCACACAGTATGTTTGTCAGCCTTTCATCTAAGCTCTTAGAGCAACGTGTTCACATTGCCTGCAAGGAGATTGTCACCTTGGAGAACCAG AAAAGACTtctcgaggaagaagagaaagaagaggagaaaaaagaaaggaaaagaagaaaagaaagggagAAAAAACTTCGGAGAAAGGAGAGGTTGAAGGAAAAAGAACGAGAAAAAGAGCAGAAGAATCCAAAGTTTAGTAATAAACCAGTTTTGCCAAGGGAAGAAGACGGGTTCCTGAATCTTGATGAGGAAATGAACACTAGTGTAAGCTGCGAGGAGGAGTCAGCAACTGAAACTGGAGATGTAGATGAAGATCTGTCTCcacctgatgatgatgaagatggttGGAAACGGGTGATTTACAACAAAGGAAGGCAAGAAGTTATAACCCACTATTGTGTCAGAGAGGTTATAATAGATGATGAAGATGGAAAGGGGTGCTTTACAACAAAGGAAGGCAAGAAGATGGAGGAAGTTGGCATAAGACAGAAGAAGAATGATGACATGTACTTAAAAGATCCTATGATGAGTAGAGCCTCAAGTTTAGATAACTGCTCTTCATGCCTTAGTGAAGGAGATAACAATGGAAACACTGAATCCCACTCCATGTCTGATTCTGAAGATGTCAGTCAGCACTCTGAAGGAAGAGAGAATCTAGTGTTTTCTGAAAACTATATGCCTGTGGACCAAACTCAGACTCTGGAGCCATTGGAAGCAGCAGATGAAAGGAGAGACATGGAAAGTCCAGGTCCCCAAACTGATAGTGACGAAggcttcttctccttgttccactttggtggtccggttgcTCTGTCTAGAGGAGGAAGTAAGTCAGGAGATTATGTCTTTGGTGATCTCACGGGAAATTGTAAGAAAAAGAGGAAAGAAAGCATCGTAGGTGAAGAGTACAACTTGTTTGCAAAAAGTAACAGCTTGAGGTTTTCCATCTTCTAA
- the LOC106388268 gene encoding uncharacterized protein LOC106388268 — translation MGTREVYEEKLRRANLEYDPTMNPGLGSARCPRCLSLLTPNYEKGEWTITPVLHDAAAVAGSGIGGLLSAVNAFNTGIPYLQNRFPRSKRLSFLVGFPLLLGYSGLGAAFGGYALPKFAQLTVTSYYASSSASHYAISMLTRRIEEAHLSRTQKEDVN, via the exons ATGGGAACTAGAGAAGTATACGAAGAGAAGCTGAGACGTGCGAATCTAGAGTATGATCCGACCATGAACCCTGGTCTTGGTTCCGCTCGCTGTCCACGTTGCCTTTCTCTCTTAACCCCTAACTAT GAGAAAGGAGAGTGGACCATAACTCCAGTTCTGCACGATGCTGCTGCTGTG GCTGGTTCTGGTATTGGTGGCTTGCTTAGTGCCGTCAATGCTTTCAACACAG GGATCCCCTATCTTCAGAATCGTTTTCCACGGTCAAAGCGTCTCTCTTTTCTTGTCGGG TTTCCATTGCTGCTAGGCTATTCAGGTCTAGGGGCTGCCTTTGGAG GTTATGCACTTCCCAAGTTTGCTCAGCTTACAGTTACCTCGTATTATGCGTCTTCAAGTGCTTCACATTATGCGATCTCTATGCTCACCCGCCGCATCGAAGAAGCTCATCTCTCTCGAACTCAGAAAGAAGATGTAAATTGA
- the LOC125582939 gene encoding uncharacterized protein LOC125582939, with translation MVAEVLELGMGMSLVTSFAGMMWRNHMDGNILPYRRWQYLALQEAREIMQEQKEEIANLRAKVRSLTHECSSEFSRELEDEMKEKGEECEALKREVLILSERSSMLRNSLVASYVGFGVVVGGIMVMSRW, from the coding sequence ATGGTTGCAGAGGTTTTGGAGTTGGGAATGGGCATGAGTCTTGTAACTTCTTTCGCTGGTATGATGTGGAGAAACCACATGGATGGCAATATCTTGCCTTACAGGAGATGGCAATATCTTGCCTTACAGGAGGCGAGAGAAATAATGCAGGAGCAGAAAGAAGAGATTGCAAATCTGAGGGCCAAGGTAAGATCATTAACTCATGAATGCTCCAGCGAATTTTCAAGGGAACTAGAAGATGAAATGAAGGAGAAAGGTGAAGAATGTGAAGCTCTCAAAAGGGAAGTGTTGATTCTAAGTGAGAGGAGCTCTATGCTTCGTAATTCTCTTGTTGCTTCATATGTTGGATTTGGTGTGGTTGTTGGAGGGATAATGGTGATGTCGAGGTGGTGA
- the LOC106388271 gene encoding putative E3 ubiquitin-protein ligase SINAT1, with amino-acid sequence MAPGGITYKEALESYSTGLDYEVKMSKFEATNKPAKPGSGSVGKYGIRSSNGNGVHELLECPVCTNLMYPPINQCPNGHTLCSSCKQQVQNTCPTCRYELGNIRCLALEKVAESLEVSCRYQSLGCHDIFPYYSKVKHEQHCRFRSYDCPYTGSECSVTGDIPTLVEHLKDDHKVDMHSGCTFNHRYVKSNPQEVENATWMLTVFNCFGRQFCLHFEAFQLGTAPVYMAFLRFMGDENEAKKFSYSLEVGAHSRKLTWQGIPRSIRDGHRKVRDSQDGLIIPRNMALFFSGSDKEELKLRVTGRIWREE; translated from the exons ATGGCTCCTGGTGGCATCACTTACAAAGAAGCCTTGGAGTCTTACTCGACGGGCTTAGATTACGAGGTTAAGATGTCTAAATTCGAGGCTACTAACAAACCAGCCAAACCAGGTAGCGGTTCAGTTGGAAAATATGGAATCCGTTCGAGCAATGGCAATGGTGTTCATGAGCTTCTCGAATGTCCGGTTTGCACAAATCTCATGTATCCTCCAATTAAtcag TGCCCCAATGGCCACACGTTGTGTTCAAGCTGCAAACAACAAGTGCAGAACACGTGCCCTACATGCCGTTACGAGCTCGGCAACATAAGATGCTTGGCTCTTGAGAAGGTTGCGGAATCGTTAGAGGTTTCGTGCCGGTACCAAAGCTTAGGGTGTCACGACATTTTCCCGTACTACAGCAAGGTCAAGCACGAGCAGCACTGCAGGTTTCGTTCCTACGACTGTCCTTACACTGGCTCTGAGTGTTCAGTGACGGGAGACATTCCAACCCTCGTTGAGCATCTCAAAGACGATCACAAAGTCGATATGCATAGTGGCTGCACTTTCAACCACCGTTACGTCAAGTCTAATCCTCAAGAGGTTGAGAATGCTACATGGATGCTAACG GTGTTCAACTGTTTTGGAAGACAGTTCTGCTTACACTTTGAGGCGTTTCAGCTGGGGACGGCGCCGGTGTACATGGCGTTTCTACGGTTCATGGGAGACGAGAACGAGGCTAAGAAGTTTAGTTACAGCTTGGAAGTTGGAGCTCACAGCCGTAAGCTGACGTGGCAAGGGATTCCGAGAAGCATCAGAGACGGTCACAGGAAAGTGCGTGATAGTCAGGACGGTCTCATCATCCCTAGGAACATGGCTTTGTTCTTTTCAGGCAGTGACAAAGAAGAGCTCAAGTTGAGAGTCACCGGACGGATTTGGAGAGAAGAGTAG